A stretch of the Bacillota bacterium genome encodes the following:
- a CDS encoding pilus assembly protein, whose product MSLRAGSENGQALVEMAIVLPLLLFVIFAMIQFGAIVHTKILMAMAARQGIRLVASRTAGEAVSQVENFLNSNSALPGLHYEVVCRRTLSMDRVVISCDFPVMPMFQHLLGEKVALREEMKSDAYGVPLLGTLVDLFSRWG is encoded by the coding sequence TTGAGTCTGAGGGCAGGGAGCGAGAATGGACAGGCCTTGGTTGAAATGGCCATAGTGTTGCCGCTGCTGCTGTTTGTCATCTTTGCGATGATTCAGTTTGGTGCCATTGTCCACACCAAGATTCTGATGGCGATGGCAGCTAGACAAGGTATTCGGTTGGTGGCTAGCCGGACCGCGGGTGAGGCCGTTAGCCAGGTCGAGAACTTCCTCAACAGTAATTCTGCGTTGCCGGGACTGCACTACGAAGTGGTGTGCAGACGAACTCTTTCAATGGATCGGGTGGTGATATCTTGCGACTTTCCCGTTATGCCCATGTTTCAGCATTTACTGGGAGAAAAGGTAGCTCTCCGGGAAGAAATGAAATCCGACGCTTATGGTGTTCCATTGCTCGGTACCTTGGTAGACTTATTTTCCCGCT
- a CDS encoding pilus assembly protein, which yields MYGWRSEEGVGVLEFVIALPVVMLVLWGGFAMSLHLLDGMLVKYGAYEEARRAVLHNPSSSYLLPVARVINGWGSGVRGLILTGSVKKQGKDIVVTVTRTQPWLLSTVKRVFSGQMSWFGLQLSMVEDATGQSQVTYSLPQENARMYSSNIFGRFFESIPGLRHLGRFFL from the coding sequence GTGTACGGTTGGCGCTCGGAAGAGGGAGTGGGAGTGCTGGAGTTCGTGATTGCCTTGCCGGTAGTGATGTTAGTCCTGTGGGGAGGATTTGCCATGAGTTTGCATCTGCTGGATGGGATGCTGGTCAAGTACGGTGCCTACGAGGAGGCCCGCCGAGCAGTGTTACACAATCCATCCTCAAGTTATCTACTTCCTGTAGCGAGAGTGATCAACGGTTGGGGCTCGGGAGTTCGCGGTCTGATCTTGACGGGATCGGTAAAGAAGCAGGGCAAGGACATTGTGGTCACCGTCACTCGTACGCAGCCCTGGTTACTCAGCACCGTCAAGCGAGTTTTCTCAGGCCAAATGAGTTGGTTTGGTCTGCAGCTGTCCATGGTAGAGGATGCTACGGGACAGAGTCAGGTCACCTATTCGCTGCCCCAGGAAAACGCCAGAATGTATTCTAGCAACATCTTCGGTCGGTTCTTCGAGTCCATCCCCGGGTTAAGGCATTTGGGACGGTTTTTCCTATGA
- a CDS encoding prepilin peptidase, with translation MAGVLTWGMEQRYSAPFWRGRAIGFAPFSIPGEFGSEAGGFDGLWLLTLGFLVIVAYTDWRYRRIYNGVLAPVLILGLVLNLADGGWLAGFGALVRGFVLALPFCVVYRWGGIGGGDVKLLACLGVLVPLEVALRIAVWGAIVSGIHVLIIARQRGQVKQLLRRMASCALGMEGQVLGISVPLGFWISLCGIIILSLQGVSR, from the coding sequence ATGGCTGGTGTGTTAACCTGGGGCATGGAGCAACGGTATTCGGCACCCTTTTGGAGGGGCAGGGCCATTGGCTTTGCCCCTTTTTCCATCCCTGGAGAGTTCGGGAGTGAGGCAGGTGGTTTCGATGGACTATGGCTGTTGACCCTGGGGTTTTTGGTCATCGTCGCGTATACTGACTGGCGGTATCGGCGGATCTACAATGGGGTCCTAGCTCCGGTGCTCATACTGGGGCTGGTGCTGAACCTTGCCGATGGTGGCTGGCTGGCAGGCTTTGGGGCCTTGGTTCGAGGCTTTGTCCTGGCCTTGCCCTTCTGTGTGGTGTATCGCTGGGGAGGCATCGGAGGAGGCGATGTCAAGCTCCTGGCTTGCTTGGGTGTGTTGGTGCCACTAGAAGTTGCTCTGCGGATTGCGGTATGGGGTGCCATAGTCTCCGGCATCCATGTGCTGATAATTGCCCGGCAACGGGGCCAGGTGAAACAGTTATTGCGACGGATGGCATCCTGCGCCTTGGGTATGGAAGGCCAGGTGTTGGGAATTAGTGTTCCCCTGGGATTCTGGATCAGCTTGTGTGGGATTATCATCCTTAGTCTTCAGGGGGTATCACGCTAA
- a CDS encoding Flp family type IVb pilin — translation MRAFLRELWQDESGQSMAEYGLLTALIAVVGLGAVRVLGSSISGKFLQLAETIGG, via the coding sequence ATGCGAGCATTTCTCCGAGAACTGTGGCAGGACGAAAGCGGACAAAGCATGGCCGAGTACGGACTGCTGACGGCACTGATTGCTGTAGTGGGTCTGGGGGCCGTCCGCGTTCTGGGAAGCAGTATATCGGGGAAGTTCCTTCAGTTAGCTGAAACCATCGGCGGTTGA
- a CDS encoding ribulose-phosphate 3-epimerase, whose amino-acid sequence MKKTDTNSDNASRGTDVKIAPSLLAADFMRLGEEIASVSAADMLHIDVMDGHFVPNITFGPGVVEAIGKFTDQPLDVHLMIADPDRYVEDFVKAGATALTLSAEACIHLHRSVGLVKALGVRVGVALNPATPLDVLEYILEDLDQVLIMTVNPGFGGQKFIPGMVSKIRALRRIIMERKLQVDIQVDGGIDLVSAPLVVEAGANILVAGSSIFRSAHRDRTIADLRFACQGNQ is encoded by the coding sequence ATGAAGAAAACAGATACTAACTCAGATAATGCTTCGAGGGGGACCGATGTCAAAATCGCCCCCTCTTTGCTGGCTGCGGATTTTATGCGGCTCGGAGAAGAGATCGCATCGGTGTCTGCAGCGGACATGTTACATATTGATGTGATGGATGGACACTTTGTTCCCAACATCACCTTCGGTCCAGGAGTTGTAGAGGCCATTGGCAAGTTTACGGATCAGCCCCTGGATGTACACCTGATGATTGCCGATCCCGATCGTTATGTTGAGGATTTTGTTAAGGCCGGTGCCACTGCCTTGACTCTGTCAGCGGAAGCCTGCATTCATCTGCACCGCTCTGTGGGATTGGTCAAGGCTCTGGGCGTTAGGGTTGGCGTTGCCCTAAACCCGGCAACACCCTTGGACGTCCTGGAGTATATCCTGGAGGACCTTGATCAGGTGCTGATCATGACCGTCAATCCTGGCTTTGGGGGCCAGAAGTTTATCCCTGGGATGGTTTCCAAGATTAGGGCATTGCGGAGAATAATTATGGAGCGGAAGCTGCAGGTGGACATTCAGGTCGATGGGGGAATTGACCTGGTGTCAGCTCCATTGGTGGTTGAAGCGGGAGCCAACATATTGGTAGCAGGTTCCTCGATTTTCCGCAGCGCCCATCGGGATCGCACCATTGCTGATCTGCGTTTCGCCTGTCAAGGGAACCAGTAA
- the rsgA gene encoding ribosome small subunit-dependent GTPase A translates to MPKGVILKGVGGFYSVLIDGEDEVVVCRLRGRLRLGERRVLPGDRVEVSLEDGEEGVVEEILPRHSEMIRPPVANVDQVVVVQSVAQPDPSPTLIDRLVVLAEDSHLGVILVFNKVDQGLTDEARRLVDIYWSIGYPVLLTSAKSKEGVEELTDALVGKISMLAGLSGVGKSSVINAILPGANLTTGSVSERLGRGRHTTRHVELLPLPKGGLLADTPGFSQLQLPEMERARLQELFIEFGKYAPQCRFSGCLHYKEPDCAVREAVAQHHIAESRYANYVTLLEELIEYEENRY, encoded by the coding sequence TTGCCCAAGGGCGTCATACTAAAAGGTGTTGGCGGTTTCTATTCAGTGCTAATTGACGGCGAAGATGAGGTAGTGGTATGTCGCCTTCGGGGTCGCCTACGCCTGGGTGAGCGGCGAGTATTGCCGGGAGATCGGGTCGAGGTATCCCTGGAGGATGGGGAGGAGGGGGTCGTTGAGGAGATTCTCCCTCGTCACTCCGAAATGATTCGGCCCCCTGTGGCTAACGTCGACCAAGTGGTGGTTGTTCAATCGGTGGCCCAGCCGGATCCCTCGCCGACCCTAATCGATCGGTTGGTGGTACTGGCAGAGGATTCCCATCTCGGGGTTATCCTGGTGTTTAACAAGGTAGATCAAGGGTTGACCGATGAGGCTCGACGCTTAGTTGACATCTACTGGTCGATAGGCTATCCTGTGCTTTTGACCAGTGCCAAGAGTAAAGAAGGAGTGGAAGAACTCACCGATGCCCTGGTCGGCAAGATTTCTATGCTCGCTGGGTTGTCTGGAGTGGGTAAGTCGTCGGTGATTAACGCCATCCTGCCCGGGGCGAATCTGACGACCGGTAGTGTGAGTGAGCGGTTAGGCAGAGGCCGGCATACCACTCGTCACGTGGAGTTGCTTCCCTTGCCCAAGGGTGGACTCTTGGCGGATACTCCGGGATTCAGTCAATTGCAACTGCCGGAGATGGAACGAGCCCGGCTCCAAGAACTGTTCATTGAGTTTGGTAAGTATGCACCCCAGTGTCGATTCTCTGGGTGCCTTCACTACAAGGAACCGGATTGCGCTGTGCGGGAGGCGGTGGCGCAACATCACATAGCCGAGAGTCGTTATGCTAACTATGTGACTCTGCTGGAGGAGTTAATCGAATATGAAGAAAACAGATACTAA